A part of Ptychodera flava strain L36383 chromosome 11, AS_Pfla_20210202, whole genome shotgun sequence genomic DNA contains:
- the LOC139143052 gene encoding uncharacterized protein: MPETSKGNLDYFTPPQTPRISKSVAPSTEQKDDTGNGGVSSAKKSRMMPGPSDIGGASLTLKTPNHQPSPEFMQPGPSDIGGASLTLKTTNHQPSPEFMQALGQTENQSSAQDRTCSQCNRSFVRHRDLKRHVSTVHGENIRFPCPCCYRSFSRKDSLKRHTKHCSC; encoded by the exons ATGCCTGAAACAAGCAAAGGCAATCTGGATTATTTTACTCCTCCACAAACTCCAAG AATCTCAAAATCTGTTGCTCCTTCAACAGAGCAAAAAGATGATACAGGTAATGGAGGAGTCTCATCTGCAAAGAAATCCAG AATGATGCCGGGTCCTTCTGATATAGGAGGAGCAAGCCTGACATTAAAGACACCTAATCATCAACCATCACCTGAATTTATGCAGCCGGGTCCTTCTGATATAGGAGGAGCAAGCCTGACATTAAAGACAACTAATCATCAACCATCACCTGAATTTATGCAGGCACTTGGACAAACTGAAAATCAGTCCTCGGCTCAAGATCGCACATGTTCCCAGTGCAACAGATCATTTGTACGACACCGAGATCTCAAGCGTCATGTCAGTACTGTCCACGGTGAGAACATTCGTTTCCCTTGCCCATGCTGTTATCGATCTTTCAGCCGCAAGGATAGCCTAAAGAGACACACAAAACACTGTTCATGCTGA